TTTTATAGAGGgaggaatattaaaataatattgtactaTTTGTAGGTACATTTTTATACATtggcataaaattaaaaaaaaataaccagtcTAGTACTTAGCAACATCAAATTCAAATTTAGAGTTAAATTTTTCCTGATGTGCTTTTCCCTTGGGGTGCTCATAAATATGAATTAGAAAATTATGAGTGAAGTATGAGCAGGAAGCATGTAAATTTTcccacttataaaataaattacatgagcATGAAAATCCATTTTGGATTGTCTACATATAAATGGACAAAAGAGTCTCAATTTTTACTGAAAATGAATCTCATCTCTGTTTTTCTAGAAGGTTTGTGGGAATGAAGAGAATATTAACCAAGGcttaaaagagaatgaaacagaaatagaacatTCCAAGCAGCTTTCTGATTCTGACAGATCTTTCAAGGATGAGGTTTCATCAATAAGAAATGACTTCATTTCTGTACCGAGTATTCAACCTTTGGATCCCATATCAGATTCAGACAGTGAAAACTCTTTACAGGAATCCAAACTAGAAAGCCAGCAAgacctggaggaggaagaggatgaggaagtaaggagatatattatggagaaaattatacaaGCCAACAAGCTTCTACAAAATCAAGAACCTGTGAatgataaaagggaaagaaaacttaaattcAAAGACAAATTAGTTGATTTGGAAGTTCCTCCTCTGGAAGACACTGATACTTAcaaaaattatcttgaaaatgAAAGTAATGTGTCTGGAAAACTGTCTCAGTTATGTATTTCCAATGAATTTGCACAAGAAAATGTGCTCCTGTCACCTACTGATGgaaattctgaagaaaacaagGATAGGAAAATACTAGTAGAGAGAGATGGAAAGTTTGAACTTCTGAATTTACAAGACATTGAGAGTCAGGGGTTTTTGCCCCCCATTAATAATGCTAATTATACAGAAAATGAGCCTCAGCAGTTGTCACCCAGATCTCCcaatttatctgtcagtggagtCAAGAAAGAAGAGCCAATAGCAAAAATTCATGCTCTGGCTCACTCATCAACAGAAGAGCAACTGGCTTATATCCCTCAGCCACCACCCAACCCCAAGACTCATCCAGGTTCTGCTGCCAACTCAGATCGAAGTAAGGGGAATGGAAAATCTAGTCATAGGACACGGTCTGCAGATGTATCTCCAGTGACCTCAACATACTGTCTCTCTCCTCAACAGAAAGAACTGCAAAAACGActagaacaaaagagagaaaagctaaAGAGAGAGGTGAGAGCACAAGTGGGCATTATATTGAAAGTAGAATATGTTTTTATGTTTCATAAATGCTGTAGGAATTGAAATGGTTCTTCAAATTATTTGATATATCTacttgcttattttgtttttcttttgttagatTAAGTGGTTAAGTATTAAGCATCTGTATTTATGGAACAAGCACCATGATTACCTTGGTCCTTTCTGGTAAGCATCACAAAAGCATAGTAATGAATGACCCGTGTTAGAGCTAGAGGAGACCTCAGTGATGACCTCATCTGATCctttcattttaaaggtgaggctcagagaagttaagtgactgcTGAAAGTAATCTTGTTATGAGGTAGGTGAAAATCAGATGTCAGATGAAAAAATGAAGGCACAAATTTGTTGGGGTTTAGGAGGCAACAGGTGGGACTGGATTATGTtctctggagtgtgtgtgtgtgtgtgtgtgtgtgtgtgtgtgtgtgtgtgtgtgtgtgtgtgtgtgtatttcaaatATCTTCCAGGCctactgatggaagaaattttcacatattgaggtatggggaagtcattctggcttatacatgatttgTCTTGAACTTTATGCTAACTAGAACAGCCTGTCTTATGGCCTGTAAAGCATACATTGTACATCTCCTTTCgtcattaaagaaaacaaagaatgtatTTACCAGATTGCTTAGAATGTCCACTTTGAAGATAGGATAAATGCTCCCCCACTTCCTATGACACCAATGCTAATACTCCTTTGAAGATGAGGTTCCCTACCCAGACACCAAGGTCATACTGACTTACTGTGTACATGTTAATCTGTCTCTTTTGAAACCTTGAAGGGATGTACCCCTCTCACGCTTGatgtttgttctttgttctgacaagatataaaactgtggtCCAAGCATCCAAAATGGCACTGGGTGGCCGTTGTGGATGTGGTTTCAGATGTGTTCCTGTATCGccgagaacttgaattttctgaactgtatcaaaCTCAAGTATATCAGCAGACTTTCCAAAATAATATCTGCCAGCTGCAACCTTATGCTCTCAAGGTCTCCCCTTGAGATACCATTTCAGATACCAACCGatccttgcttaacaagcaccGTTATTTCTTGCCAGCTTCAATCCTGGTTCTTGACAAACAACTTATGTAACTTTGCAGTTTTTGCTAATATATATGCCTCCCCCATTTTGTAGTCCAgtggaacacaattcaagtgcttcttgaatttatgtctcctgggctatagtccttaGTTTGGCTGGAATAAAActattttctattcctattacaGATTATTTTCGTCAACACTACAGTTCCTTGATTTCAGGGGTTTTAGTTTTAGATTAAGAATAGAACCTCATAACCTAAATGAAATGTCTCCAAAATGCCATACAGAatccaaaattattattttgggattttttttcttgctcttatAATTGAAAATTCTAGGTATTAAAACTGGGGGATTTTCTCTAAATTACCTAAATCAGCACCCTGGTTCTCTGTTTTACTGGATACCTGATAGCATGAAGCTGAAACATATAAAATGTCTAACTGTAAATACCAAACTGCAACAGAATCACAGTTAATAGAACCTTACAATTAGAAGAAACCTTAAAGAttattttgcaggtgagaaaactatAGTCGAGAtagtttaaataactttattgaaGTCCCTCAACTTGTCTGTAGCGAAGTCAAAATCCCAGTTTTCTTGTCATTTGTTGAGAAACGGTATATTTTCTACTTATGTAGGAAATTACCATGGAAATTTCTGGCATTCAAATCAAACTCACATTagcagaaaaagataaaaaaatgaagttagtaAGAACGTGTAACCTATAGCACACTCAGGTAGGAATCTGAAAGGGTGaatacttaataaaattttgCTTACTTGGGTACTGAACTCTAGCAGTCAGACTCAGCTTACTTGGTTCAGGTATATAATAGGTACTTAAAAGGATCTGTTAACTCAGAACTTCATGATAACACAAAAGAATTTGTTGAGAATAACTGAACTATATGTTtgctgtacacacacatgcatctatatgtgtatttgtgtatatacttCTGTAAAAGTTATGTAGgagtttttatataatttcagtgTCTTTTCACTAATGAATTAATGGTAATCTTTAACTGGTATGACTGATggatagttctgtttttcttttgatccTCTTTTTTAGGTGTCAAACACTCTGTTTTGGGATATACTTTTCTCATGTCAGGATCCTCATAACTAAATTTCCCTTTGCTTATGTACTTGCTGAAGGCATTGTCTTTAAGTGctaagactttaaaatatttttagttggtTTCAGGGGAAGGCTTTCCTTTTTTATGCCCAGCAAAATATTTGCTGGGTTGGGCAGCTATACTCCATCTCTCTACATTAAGTGCATCATTTCACTGTTCTCTTTGGCAACTGTAGTATCTGTGCTTTGGCTGATATCTTCTGTATAATCCAGATGTTCCATCTGGAAAAATAATTGTCTTACAATACTGTCTATATTCATGCAAGGCATCCAAAATCCTTTTggtaaaaatgaacttaaatataaaatttaatatttaataaattcacATATTATATAATGTAAGCTCCTTTAGGGCTTAGAAAATAGTATACtggtattttaaaagacattttatacTGTTAATCGGATagaacttttcctttccttcctgtatGTTGTTCAATCAAAAAGAATTAGAAGGGCTTGCTATATTGTCAAAATGTAAGGAAAGAACTCTGAATTCCATTGTTTAAAAACAGTTTAAACATGTATTCTATAATTCAGTTTATTTCCATGCTAAAATTTTAGTATTGGAAGAGACTTAAGAGCTTGTTAATACAACttcatcttatagatgagaaTACTGAGTTAAGTGGTTTGCCCAAATTGACATATTATAATGGCAGTGTGATTGTTAATCAGACCTCCTAACTTCTAGCTTGGTGCTCTTTCCACTGTGACATGCTGCTTTGTTCCCAGTAACTATTTTATAACTCTTCATAATTGGTTTATACTTAAACCAGTGAGGTACTCTCACTTCTAGTTTAAGTAACTCTCTTTTATAACATTAGTTGAATAATGCAGTTATAAAGTGCATTTTGTTCTCATAGTTAActa
The sequence above is drawn from the Tursiops truncatus isolate mTurTru1 chromosome 1, mTurTru1.mat.Y, whole genome shotgun sequence genome and encodes:
- the CCDC181 gene encoding coiled-coil domain-containing protein 181 isoform X1 → MDENQETDSKDSGEYEDDFEKDLEWLINEKEENGASVIEKVCGNEENINQGLKENETEIEHSKQLSDSDRSFKDEVSSIRNDFISVPSIQPLDPISDSDSENSLQESKLESQQDLEEEEDEEVRRYIMEKIIQANKLLQNQEPVNDKRERKLKFKDKLVDLEVPPLEDTDTYKNYLENESNVSGKLSQLCISNEFAQENVLLSPTDGNSEENKDRKILVERDGKFELLNLQDIESQGFLPPINNANYTENEPQQLSPRSPNLSVSGVKKEEPIAKIHALAHSSTEEQLAYIPQPPPNPKTHPGSAANSDRSKGNGKSSHRTRSADVSPVTSTYCLSPQQKELQKRLEQKREKLKREEEQRKIEEEKEKKKENDMVFKAWLQKKREQVLEMRRIQRAKQIEDMNSRQENRDPQQAFRLWLKKKHEEQLKERKIEELRKQEECLFFFKGTEGRERAFKQWLRRKRIEKRAEQQAVKERTRQLRLEAKHSKQLQYHLYNMSEAKSFRFTDHYS
- the CCDC181 gene encoding coiled-coil domain-containing protein 181 isoform X2, coding for MDENQETDSKDSGEYEDDFEKDLEWLINEKEENGASVIEKVCGNEENINQGLKENETEIEHSKQLSDSDRSFKDEVSSIRNDFISVPSIQPLDPISDSDSENSLQESKLESQQDLEEEEDEEVRRYIMEKIIQANKLLQNQEPVNDKRERKLKFKDKLVDLEVPPLEDTDTYKNYLENESNVSGKLSQLCISNEFAQENVLLSPTDGNSEENKDRKILVERDGKFELLNLQDIESQGFLPPINNANYTENEPQQLSPRSPNLSVSGVKKEEPIAKIHALAHSSTEEQLAYIPQPPPNPKTHPGSAANSDRSKGNGKSSHRTRSADVSPVTSTYCLSPQQKELQKRLEQKREKLKREEEQRKIEEEKEKKKENDMVFKAWLQKKREQVLEMRRIQRAKQIEDMNSRMAKKETDRKTSRAASCQRKN